In Rhinolophus ferrumequinum isolate MPI-CBG mRhiFer1 chromosome 25, mRhiFer1_v1.p, whole genome shotgun sequence, the following proteins share a genomic window:
- the RHBDD3 gene encoding rhomboid domain-containing protein 3: MRGRGPPALLSPALPLASSVLMLLMSSLWLVGAGPSLTLAPELLLDPWQAHRLLTHALGHTALPSLLLSLLLLPALGWQQECHLGTLQFLHASMLLALAAGLMAVLLAGLGVSGAAGGCGYMPVHLAMLAGQGYRPQRPHGALPPWLLPWLLLALTPLLSSEPPFLQLFCGLLAGLAYAAGAFRWLEISERRLQALQEGILCRSLAGCWPLRLLPTPGSMADLPVTHPGVRSSTPGPPYMAPPSLWSHSEDSALFPPGLGPVQPTWKGSSEVGLAWTKPSFPPGTPRWASLDEQMLQEGIQASLLEGPAQGPESPLWLPKSSVSSLRLQQLERMGFPTEQAVVALAATGHVEGAVSLLVRGEVGTEALVTQGRGGPAHPEGPGPP; this comes from the exons ATGCGTGGCAGAGgcccccctgccctcctctccccggCGCTGCCTCTTGCTTCCTCAGTCCTGATGCTGCTCATGAGCAGCCTGTGGCTGGTGGGGGCCGGCCCCAGCCTCACCCTGGCCCCGGAGCTGCTGCTGGATCCCTGGCAGG caCACCGGCTGCTGACCCATGCTCTAGGCCACACGGCCCTACCCAGCCTGCTCCTGAGTCTGCTGCTCCTGCCTGCACTGGGCTGGCAGCAAGAGTGCCACCTGGGCACCCTGCAGTTCCTGCATGCCTCCATGCTGCTCGCCCTGGCCGCCGGGCTAATGGCTGTGCTACtggcaggcctcggggtgtccggTGCAGCTGGTGGCTGCGGATATATGCCTGTCCACCTGGCCATGCTGGCAGGGCAGGGTTACCGCCCACAACGGCCCCATGGGGCACTGCCACCATGGCTGTTGCCATGGCTGCTGCTCGCCCTGACACCCCTGCTCAGCTCTGAGCCACCCTTCCTGCAACTCTTTTGTGGCCTCCTTGCTGGCCTGGCCT ACGCAGCCGGGGCCTTCCGGTGGCTGGAGATCTCTGAGCGGCGGCTGCAGGCACTGCAGGAGGGCATCTTGTGCAGGTCGTTGGCGGGGTGCTGGCCACTCAGACTCCTTCCCACCCCGGGCAGCATGGCTGACCTGCCTGTCACTCATCCTGGAGTGAG GTCTTCTACCCCTGGACCTCCTTACATGGCCCCCCCTAGTCTCTGGTCCCACAGTGAAGACTCTGCCCTGTTCCCGCCAGGCCTGGGGCCTGTGCAGCCAACCTGGAAGGGCTCCTCAGAGGTGGGCCTGGCATGGACCAAGCCCAGCTTCCCCCCAGGGACCCCACGATGGGCATCCCTGGATGAACAAATGCTACAGGAGGGGATCCAGGCCTCGCTCCTGGAGGGGCCAGCCCAGGGTCCCGAGAGCCCACTATGGCTGCCTAagtcctctgtctcctctctgcG GTTGCAGCAGCTGGAGCGCATGGGCTTCCCCACGGAGCAGGCGGTGGTGGCACTGGCAGCCACAGGCCATGTTGAGGGCGCCGTGTCCCTGTTGGTCCGTGGGGAGGTGGGCACTGAGGCCCTGGTGACTCAGGGGAGAGGTGGGCCCGCACATCCTGAGGGTCCTGGGCCCCCCTAG
- the EWSR1 gene encoding RNA-binding protein EWS isoform X6: MASTDYSTYSQAAAQQGYSAYTAQPTQGYAQTTQAYGQQSYGTYGQPTDVSYSQAQTTATYGQTAYATSYGQPPTGYTTPAAPQAYSQPVQGYGTGAYDTTTATVTTTQASYAAQSAYGTQPAYPAYGQQPAATAPARPQDGNKPAETSQPQSSTGGYNQPSLGYGQSNYSYPQVPGSYPMQPVTAPPSYPPTSYSSTQPTSYDQSSYSQQNTYGQPSSYGQQSSYGQQSSYGQQPPTSYPPQTGSYSQAPSQYSQQSSSYGQQSSFRQDHPSSMGVYGQESGGFSGPGENRSMSGPDNRGRGRGGFDRGGMSRGGRGGGRGGMGLQSESLVYTSILKKYPYSVLSPVLSRQHNEKWD, from the exons atggcGTCCACGG ATTACAGTACCTACAGCCAAGCTGCAGCCCAGCAGGG CTACAGTGCTTACACCGCCCAGCCCACTCAAGGATATGCACAGACCACCCAG GCATATGGGCAACAAAGTTACGGAACCTATGGACAGCCCACTGACGTCAGCTATTCCCAGGCTCAGACCACTGCGACCTATGGGCAGACGGCCTATGCAACTTCTTATGGACAGCCTCCCACAG GTTATACTACTCCAGCTGCCCCCCAGGCATACAGTCAGCCTGTCCAGGGGTACGGCACTGGTGCTTACGACACCACCACTGCCACGGTCACTACCACCCAGGCCTCCTATGCAGCTCAGTCTGCGTATGGCACTCAGCCTGCTTACCCAGCTTATGGTCAACAGCCGGCAGCCACTGCACCTGCAAG acCACAGGATGGTAACAAACCCGCTGAAACTAGTCAACCTCAATCTAGCACAGGGGGTTACAACCAGCCCAGCCTGGGCTATGGACAGAGTAACTACAGCTATCCCCAAGTCCCTGGGAGCTACCCCATGCAGCCAGTCACGGCACCACCATCCTACCCTCCCACCAG ctatTCCTCTACACAGCCGACTAGTTATGATCAGAGCAGTTACTCTCAGCAGAACACCTATGGGCAGCCGAGCAGCTATGGACAGCAGAGTAGCTATGGTCAACAAAGCAGCTATGGGCAGCAGCCGCCCACTAGTTACCCCCCCCAAACTGGATCCTACAGCCAGGCTCCAAGTCAATATAGCCAACAGAGCAGCAGCTACGGGCAGCAGA GTTCATTCCGACAGGACCACCCCAGTAGCATGGGTGTTTATGGGCAGGAGTCTGGAGGATTTTCCGGACCAGGAGAGAACCGGAGCATGAGTGGCCCTGATAACCGGGGCAGGGGAAGAGGGGGATTTGATCGTGGAGGCATGAGCAGAGGTGGGCGGGGAGGAGGACGCGGTGGAATGGG GTTACAAAGTGAGAGCCTTGTATACACTTCAATACTTAAAAAGTACCCGTACTCAGTACTCAGCCCAGTACTCAGCCGGCAGCATAATGAAAAGTGGGACTAG